The Phycisphaerales bacterium genome includes a region encoding these proteins:
- a CDS encoding glycogen/starch/alpha-glucan phosphorylase, with protein sequence MPRQPRSARSAPATKSPLSADATVLLARFHEHLRLTQGEAWETAQPFDHFVSLARATRDQIVDRMIATQTLYSRRDVKRVYYLSLEYLLGRMLKNHLVCLGIYDECVPLFAELGLELDTICELQPDAGLGNGGLGRLAACYLDSAATLGLPVYGYGLRYEFGIFRQEIIDGWQVERPDYWLRFGSPWEIARPECSCPVRLYGHVEPATDRQGRYRPQWRGYKVVMGVPYDWPILGYGGETVNFLRLWSARAPEMFDLAAFNRGGYVEAVAEQARTETLTKVLYPADDNDAGRELRLAQQYFFVACTLNDVLRRFLDRHQDFALLPDRVAVQLNDTHPALGVAELMRILVDERGLEWEQAWDITQRVFHYTNHTLLPEALEKWPVALLARVLPRHLQIIFEINQRFLDGPVASRWPGDGARRQRLSLIEEGPTPLVRMANLAIVGSRRVNGVAALHTDLLQERVVPDFAALWPEKFLNVTNGVTPRRWVLACNPDLSRLIKARLGPGWVRELAELRKLAPLADDPSFRAEVRAAKRACKDNFADWLQRNLHIAVSPDALFDVQVKRLHEYKRQLLNILYVVMRYQAMCDDPGTDFVPRVVFFGAKAAPAYSRAKLIIKLINDVARTIQQDERVRDRLRVVFLPNYDVSLAERVIPAADLSQQISTAGHEASGTGNMKFALNGALTIGTLDGANIEIRNAVGAENFFLFGLTAEEVAMRRMHHDPWAVYQSHAAVRRALDSIADGAFSPRAPHLFQPIRDWLTHERDVYMLMADIESYVAAQDRVDALWRDPAAWDRAAVLNIANMGYFSSDRSVGEYAEHIWGVAPIVAPAAPRRILSEPVATAPAQAKATGSGRRTSSKAPDKKG encoded by the coding sequence ATGCCGCGCCAACCGCGTTCGGCTCGATCCGCCCCCGCCACCAAGTCTCCCTTGTCGGCCGATGCCACGGTCCTGCTCGCCCGCTTCCACGAGCACCTGCGCCTGACACAAGGCGAAGCGTGGGAAACAGCGCAGCCCTTCGACCACTTCGTGAGTCTGGCACGCGCCACGCGCGACCAGATCGTCGACCGCATGATCGCTACGCAGACGCTCTACAGCCGCCGCGACGTCAAGCGCGTGTACTACCTCTCGTTGGAGTACCTGCTCGGCCGCATGCTCAAGAACCACCTCGTCTGCCTCGGCATCTACGACGAGTGTGTGCCGCTCTTCGCCGAACTGGGCCTCGAACTTGACACGATCTGCGAACTGCAGCCCGACGCCGGACTCGGCAACGGCGGCCTCGGCCGGCTGGCCGCGTGTTATCTCGACTCGGCCGCAACCCTCGGCCTGCCTGTCTACGGCTACGGGCTGCGCTACGAGTTCGGCATTTTCCGCCAGGAAATCATCGACGGCTGGCAGGTCGAGCGGCCGGACTACTGGCTGCGTTTCGGCTCACCCTGGGAGATTGCCCGTCCGGAGTGCTCCTGCCCGGTCCGGCTCTACGGTCACGTCGAACCGGCCACGGATCGCCAGGGACGGTACCGTCCGCAATGGCGTGGCTACAAGGTCGTGATGGGCGTGCCGTACGATTGGCCGATTCTCGGCTACGGCGGGGAGACGGTGAACTTCCTGCGGCTCTGGTCGGCCCGGGCACCGGAGATGTTTGATCTCGCCGCTTTTAACCGCGGCGGCTACGTAGAGGCGGTGGCGGAACAGGCCCGCACCGAGACGCTGACCAAGGTGCTGTACCCCGCCGACGACAATGATGCCGGGCGGGAGTTGCGGCTTGCGCAACAGTACTTTTTTGTGGCATGCACGCTGAACGACGTTCTGCGGCGTTTCCTCGATCGACACCAGGACTTTGCGCTGCTGCCGGACCGTGTGGCTGTCCAACTCAACGACACGCACCCCGCACTGGGCGTGGCGGAACTGATGCGCATCCTCGTGGACGAACGTGGGCTCGAGTGGGAGCAGGCGTGGGACATCACGCAGCGCGTCTTCCATTACACGAACCACACGTTGCTGCCGGAAGCGCTGGAGAAGTGGCCCGTGGCCCTGCTGGCGCGCGTGCTGCCACGGCACCTGCAGATCATCTTCGAGATCAACCAGCGTTTCCTGGATGGCCCGGTGGCGAGCCGTTGGCCTGGCGACGGCGCCCGGCGGCAGCGGTTGTCGCTGATCGAAGAGGGCCCGACCCCCTTGGTCCGGATGGCCAATCTCGCCATTGTGGGCAGCCGCCGGGTCAATGGCGTGGCCGCGCTGCATACCGATCTGCTGCAAGAGCGCGTGGTGCCGGATTTCGCGGCGCTGTGGCCGGAGAAGTTCCTGAACGTGACCAATGGCGTCACGCCACGGCGCTGGGTGCTGGCGTGCAACCCGGACCTGTCACGGCTGATTAAGGCGCGCCTGGGTCCGGGCTGGGTACGGGAGTTGGCGGAGTTGCGGAAACTGGCACCGCTGGCGGATGACCCGAGCTTCCGTGCGGAGGTGCGGGCCGCCAAGCGGGCCTGCAAGGATAACTTCGCCGACTGGCTACAACGGAATCTGCACATCGCTGTCTCGCCGGATGCCTTGTTCGACGTGCAGGTCAAACGGTTGCACGAATACAAGCGTCAATTACTCAACATCCTCTACGTCGTGATGCGCTACCAGGCCATGTGCGACGATCCCGGCACAGATTTCGTCCCGCGGGTCGTTTTCTTCGGTGCCAAGGCCGCCCCGGCCTACTCCCGCGCCAAGCTGATCATCAAGCTGATCAATGACGTGGCACGCACGATTCAGCAGGACGAGCGCGTGCGCGACCGCCTGCGGGTGGTGTTCCTGCCGAACTACGACGTGTCGCTGGCGGAGCGCGTGATTCCCGCCGCTGACCTGTCGCAACAGATTTCGACGGCCGGGCACGAGGCCTCCGGCACGGGCAACATGAAGTTCGCGCTGAACGGCGCGCTGACGATCGGCACACTCGACGGCGCCAACATCGAGATTCGCAACGCAGTGGGAGCGGAGAACTTCTTCCTGTTCGGCCTGACGGCCGAAGAAGTCGCGATGCGGCGCATGCACCACGATCCGTGGGCGGTATACCAGTCCCATGCGGCCGTACGGCGGGCGCTCGATTCGATCGCGGATGGGGCCTTCAGCCCCCGGGCACCGCATCTCTTCCAGCCGATTCGTGATTGGCTCACTCACGAGCGCGATGTCTACATGCTGATGGCGGATATCGAGTCGTATGTCGCCGCACAGGACCGCGTGGATGCGCTGTGGCGCGACCCCGCCGCCTGGGATCGCGCGGCCGTGTTGAACATCGCCAACATGGGGTACTTCTCGAGCGACCGTTCGGTGGGCGAATACGCAGAGCACATCTGGGGTGTCGCGCCGATCGTAGCACCGGCCGCACCACGGCGCATCCTGAGCGAGCCGGTCGCCACCGCACCCGCGCAGGCAAAGGCCACCGGCAGCGGGCGCCGGACGAGTTCGAAGGCACCGGACAAGAAGGGATAG
- a CDS encoding efflux RND transporter permease subunit: protein MSIIQFCIARPVAVSVGVLYIVLFGVLALFNIPVQLTPNVDIPVIKVETRWTGATPQEVEREVVERQEEQLRSVQGLREMRSSSFDNRAEIELEFYNDVNKDTALRDVTDKLRQVSGYPLEVEQPTVVATDAAADSPIAWLVLYTRDGSDVDTPKLRDFAEDYIKPYLDRVPGVGSTDVFGGREREIEIFVDSGALATRGLTFQQLDAALRQQNINRSAGTMAQGKLDYSVRTVGQYEDLDQILNTVVAYTPGGPVYVRDVAQVQSGFKKQLGFVRNKGQYVLAFPVRREVGANVIEVMRGLRSAIERVNTDVLQARGLSMELVQVYDETVYIDQAIAMVRNNIVVGGLLAIGVLLLFLRNWRATAVVAIAIPVSVIGTFLLVASFGRTMNVIMLAGMAFAVGMVVDNAIVVLENIYRHFQMGKRAIEAAYEGTREVWGAVVASTLTTIAVFVPVIFVREEAGQLFLDISIATVAAVGLSLVISLTVIPTLATRLLAIGRRPTAAALPADAQRSAVSGGVSRTAAWVGARIGGLQGRPIWRGLVVGVMVMLCVVLVPFFVPPTSYLPQGNRNLIFGFMITPPGYSVDEFRRMALMVEDRIHRYWEVAPGSPEKAELDREWRAEVEARVAGQPLPSLWQGLGAYLQARRDRNEQLTPPPLIQNFFFVVRGTGCFMGAASQDDAVVRPLANLLRSAGARIPGVIPIFNQASIFRIAGGNNVQIQVRGDDLDRVREAATALQMELLNELKVFPRATPANFDLGRPELQIFPDRERAADVGLNARDVGFILSACVEGAYVGDYRFAGGDTVDIRLKVQGQIDRPTQALRDVPIATPLAGIVPLGSVVRLVDTTALETIYRVERQRAVTLEVTPPESLALEEVLTKIRDGILPKLRETERIHPSVIVQFTGNADKLQTARETMVGAWTGPNLKTLLNIVSSRFFLSLLIVYLLMAALYESWVYPFVIMFSVPLAILGGFLGLSLAHWGTLLTTSQPVQQLDVVTFLGFVILVGIVVNNAILLVDQALQNWRLHGMAQRDAIRAAVSARLRPIFMTSLTTIAGQLPLALWPGAGSELYRGLASVMVVGLLVSSIGTLVLVPSVLGIVFDTQGWLARLWRGGAAPAPATTTREP, encoded by the coding sequence GTGAGCATCATCCAGTTCTGCATCGCACGGCCGGTCGCGGTCTCGGTCGGTGTTCTTTACATCGTGTTGTTCGGCGTGCTGGCGTTGTTCAACATTCCGGTGCAACTCACACCCAACGTCGACATTCCGGTAATCAAGGTCGAGACCCGCTGGACCGGTGCCACGCCGCAGGAAGTCGAACGCGAAGTGGTGGAGCGCCAGGAGGAGCAACTCCGCAGTGTGCAGGGGCTGCGCGAGATGCGCAGCTCGTCGTTCGACAACCGCGCCGAGATCGAACTGGAGTTCTACAACGACGTGAACAAGGACACCGCGCTGCGCGACGTCACCGACAAGCTGCGGCAAGTGTCCGGCTATCCGCTCGAGGTCGAGCAGCCCACTGTGGTCGCCACGGATGCGGCGGCGGATTCACCCATCGCCTGGCTGGTGCTGTACACCCGGGACGGCTCGGACGTCGACACTCCCAAGCTGCGTGACTTCGCCGAGGATTACATCAAGCCGTATCTCGACCGCGTGCCGGGCGTCGGGTCGACGGACGTCTTCGGTGGGCGCGAGCGCGAGATCGAAATCTTCGTGGATTCCGGCGCGCTTGCGACGCGCGGGCTCACCTTCCAGCAGCTCGACGCCGCCCTGCGGCAGCAGAACATCAACCGCTCCGCCGGCACGATGGCCCAGGGCAAGCTGGATTACTCGGTACGCACCGTCGGCCAGTACGAGGACCTCGACCAGATCCTGAACACGGTCGTGGCCTACACCCCCGGCGGGCCGGTCTACGTACGCGACGTCGCGCAGGTCCAGAGCGGGTTCAAGAAGCAGCTCGGCTTCGTCCGCAACAAGGGCCAATACGTGCTCGCGTTTCCCGTGCGGCGCGAGGTGGGGGCGAACGTGATCGAAGTCATGCGGGGTCTGCGGAGCGCCATTGAGCGCGTCAATACCGACGTGCTGCAGGCCCGCGGCTTATCCATGGAACTCGTGCAGGTCTACGACGAAACCGTCTATATCGACCAGGCCATCGCGATGGTGCGCAACAACATCGTGGTCGGCGGCCTGCTGGCGATCGGCGTGCTCTTGCTGTTCCTGCGCAACTGGCGCGCGACGGCCGTCGTGGCGATCGCCATTCCGGTCTCGGTCATCGGCACCTTCCTGCTGGTGGCGTCCTTCGGTCGCACCATGAACGTCATCATGCTCGCAGGCATGGCGTTCGCCGTCGGCATGGTGGTGGACAATGCGATCGTGGTGCTCGAGAACATCTACCGCCATTTCCAGATGGGCAAGCGGGCGATCGAGGCGGCTTACGAGGGGACCCGGGAAGTCTGGGGCGCGGTCGTTGCCAGCACGCTCACCACCATCGCAGTTTTCGTCCCGGTGATCTTTGTGCGGGAGGAGGCCGGCCAGCTCTTCCTCGACATCTCCATCGCCACCGTGGCCGCCGTCGGGCTCTCGCTCGTCATCTCCCTGACGGTCATCCCGACGCTGGCCACACGGCTGCTGGCGATCGGTCGGCGCCCCACCGCGGCCGCCCTACCCGCGGACGCACAGCGCAGCGCTGTGTCCGGCGGGGTCAGTCGTACAGCGGCGTGGGTGGGTGCCCGCATTGGCGGTCTCCAGGGGCGGCCCATCTGGCGCGGGCTGGTCGTGGGGGTGATGGTGATGCTGTGCGTCGTGCTGGTGCCGTTCTTCGTCCCGCCCACCAGCTACCTGCCGCAGGGCAACCGCAACCTGATCTTCGGGTTCATGATCACGCCGCCAGGTTACAGCGTGGACGAGTTCCGCCGCATGGCCTTGATGGTCGAAGACCGCATTCATCGCTACTGGGAAGTCGCGCCCGGCTCGCCGGAGAAAGCCGAGCTCGATCGGGAGTGGCGGGCCGAGGTCGAAGCCCGGGTCGCAGGACAGCCGTTACCATCGCTGTGGCAGGGGCTCGGCGCCTATCTGCAGGCACGGCGCGACCGCAATGAGCAGCTCACTCCACCGCCGCTGATCCAGAATTTCTTTTTCGTCGTGCGCGGCACGGGCTGCTTCATGGGCGCTGCGAGCCAGGACGATGCGGTCGTGCGACCGCTCGCGAACCTGCTGCGATCGGCGGGCGCGCGGATTCCGGGCGTCATCCCGATCTTCAACCAGGCCTCGATCTTCCGAATCGCGGGCGGCAACAATGTCCAGATCCAGGTGCGCGGCGACGACCTGGATCGCGTGCGCGAAGCCGCGACTGCGCTGCAAATGGAGTTGTTGAACGAACTCAAGGTCTTTCCACGGGCGACACCGGCGAACTTCGATCTGGGGCGCCCCGAGCTGCAAATCTTTCCGGATCGCGAGCGGGCCGCGGATGTCGGCCTCAATGCCCGGGATGTCGGGTTCATCCTGTCGGCGTGCGTGGAAGGGGCGTACGTGGGCGACTACCGCTTCGCCGGCGGGGATACGGTCGACATCCGCCTGAAGGTGCAGGGTCAGATCGACCGGCCCACCCAGGCCCTGCGCGACGTGCCGATCGCGACACCACTGGCGGGTATCGTGCCGCTCGGGTCCGTGGTGCGGCTGGTGGACACGACGGCTTTGGAGACGATCTACCGGGTGGAACGGCAGCGCGCGGTAACGCTGGAAGTGACACCCCCGGAGTCGCTTGCGCTCGAGGAGGTGCTCACGAAGATCCGCGATGGAATCCTGCCGAAGCTGCGTGAGACGGAGCGCATTCACCCAAGCGTGATCGTGCAATTCACGGGCAACGCGGACAAACTGCAGACCGCCCGCGAGACGATGGTCGGGGCCTGGACAGGGCCGAATCTCAAGACGCTGCTGAACATCGTCTCCAGCCGCTTTTTTCTTTCCCTGCTGATCGTGTACCTGCTGATGGCGGCATTGTACGAGAGTTGGGTGTATCCCTTCGTGATCATGTTCAGCGTGCCGCTGGCGATCCTGGGGGGCTTCCTCGGGTTGTCACTGGCCCACTGGGGAACGCTGCTGACTACCAGCCAGCCGGTGCAGCAACTCGATGTGGTGACCTTCCTCGGGTTCGTGATCCTGGTCGGCATCGTCGTGAACAACGCGATTCTGCTGGTGGACCAGGCGCTCCAGAACTGGCGCCTGCACGGCATGGCGCAACGCGACGCAATCCGCGCGGCCGTCAGCGCCCGCCTGCGCCCGATCTTCATGACCAGTCTGACCACGATCGCGGGGCAGTTGCCGCTGGCGTTGTGGCCAGGGGCGGGCAGCGAGCTGTATCGAGGGCTGGCCTCGGTGATGGTGGTGGGCCTGCTGGTGAGTTCCATCGGGACACTGGTACTGGTGCCGAGCGTGCTCGGCATCGTGTTCGACACGCAAGGGTGGCTGGCGCGGCTGTGGCGCGGCGGCGCAGCTCCAGCACCGGCCACGACGACGCGGGAACCGTAG
- a CDS encoding efflux RND transporter periplasmic adaptor subunit has translation MSRTTGRRPHSLGVLLVCAAGLSVASAQQRPPTMVAVTTVQERTIPPSLRLVGSIRPDRAVVVASEVSGVVAAFEAEEGQYLQAGDVLCRLDDAVAEYRLQEAEATLQALSAELEELENGERPEDLARLEAVVAEVEALLRKAEFDLERLRGLHERQQSSFKEFFDAEMDYLANRGRLAQARAQLDRARNGTRPEVLARARQAVAAQKAVVARLQREYDRTVVRAPFAGAVVSKRTDTGEWLGEGGAVCEFIALDTVKVRVDVPESAIMFAQRGAPATVEVEALRKSLAAQISRIIPQASPAARTFPVEVDLPNTDRTLLPGMFVWTYVPSGPSATRLMVNKDAIVADPTGKRVMLVRPGPEGQAIASPLPVTTGLEIGGEIEVQGTGLQAGDVVVARANERLIPGPVIPRPMEEILPQQLPGARSAGEPATSNQGADRS, from the coding sequence ATGAGTAGAACAACCGGTCGTCGGCCCCATTCCCTCGGGGTGCTTCTCGTCTGTGCCGCGGGTCTGTCTGTGGCCAGCGCCCAGCAGCGCCCGCCCACGATGGTCGCCGTAACCACGGTGCAAGAGCGTACGATCCCGCCGTCCCTGCGGCTGGTCGGTTCCATTCGGCCGGATCGAGCGGTGGTCGTCGCGTCGGAAGTCTCCGGCGTGGTCGCCGCGTTCGAGGCGGAAGAGGGGCAGTATCTGCAGGCGGGGGACGTGCTGTGCCGGCTGGATGACGCCGTCGCCGAGTACCGTCTGCAAGAAGCCGAGGCCACGCTCCAGGCGCTCTCTGCGGAGCTCGAGGAACTTGAAAACGGGGAGCGGCCCGAGGACCTCGCCCGGCTGGAGGCCGTGGTGGCCGAAGTGGAAGCACTGTTGAGGAAAGCGGAGTTCGACCTGGAGCGGTTGCGCGGGCTTCATGAACGGCAGCAGTCCAGCTTCAAAGAGTTTTTCGACGCCGAGATGGATTATCTCGCCAATCGTGGGCGGCTCGCCCAGGCCCGCGCACAACTCGATCGAGCCCGCAATGGTACGCGTCCCGAGGTCCTGGCCCGCGCGCGGCAGGCCGTGGCCGCCCAGAAGGCCGTCGTAGCACGGCTGCAGCGCGAGTACGATCGCACGGTCGTACGGGCCCCCTTCGCCGGCGCCGTCGTGTCGAAGCGCACCGATACCGGCGAGTGGCTCGGCGAGGGCGGCGCCGTGTGCGAGTTCATTGCGCTCGACACGGTGAAGGTGCGCGTGGATGTGCCGGAGAGCGCCATCATGTTCGCACAGCGCGGAGCCCCGGCCACGGTCGAAGTCGAGGCGCTGCGCAAGTCCCTCGCGGCGCAGATCAGCCGCATCATCCCGCAGGCATCCCCGGCAGCGCGCACCTTCCCGGTCGAGGTCGACCTGCCAAACACGGACAGAACCCTGCTGCCGGGGATGTTCGTCTGGACCTACGTGCCGTCCGGCCCCAGCGCGACGCGCCTGATGGTGAATAAGGATGCCATCGTCGCGGACCCGACCGGCAAGCGCGTCATGCTTGTAAGGCCCGGTCCGGAGGGCCAGGCGATTGCCAGCCCCCTCCCGGTCACCACAGGGCTTGAGATCGGTGGCGAGATTGAAGTGCAGGGTACCGGCTTGCAGGCGGGTGACGTGGTCGTGGCCCGGGCCAACGAGCGCCTGATCCCGGGTCCCGTCATTCCGCGCCCGATGGAGGAGATCCTGCCGCAACAACTGCCCGGCGCGCGCTCGGCCGGTGAGCCGGCCACGTCCAACCAGGGAGCGGATCGTTCGTGA
- a CDS encoding gamma-glutamyltransferase family protein has protein sequence MTGSYCPWGVRPATRSVVLARRGMAATSQPLATQTALRLLQAGGSAVDAAIGANAVLGLVEPTSCGIGGDLFALVWEGAARRLHGLNASGRAPRALTIDVCRAQRLTAIPPHGPLPVSVPGCVAGWAELHARFGRLSWSDVLAPAIAYAREGFPVTEVIARDWEHGGRILGALPGFAETFLPKGRAPRCGEVFTNPGLADTLATIATAGSAAFYRGELAARLGTFCARVGAYLGTHDLATHTSTWVTPHTTTFRGCEIWALPPNGQGLAVLQMLNLLEPYPLGKLGHNSSAYLHLLIEAKKIAYEDRARYYADPDFVRVPWERLISKGYAEERRKLLGERASRALPPGEIAVTAADAHLRDSDTAYLATADDAGNMVSLIQSNYRGFGSGLCPDGMGFCLQNRGELFALDERHPNVLAPGKRPFHTIIPGFVTRHGEAWLCFGVMGGDMQPQGQVQILCNLLEHGMDLQAAGDSARCHHSGSSTPTGETMTDGGSVALEAGVAAPVRHELEGRGHVLVERPGVFGGYQAILRDAVTGVLHGATESRKDGQAAGY, from the coding sequence ATGACGGGTTCTTATTGTCCGTGGGGGGTGAGGCCGGCTACACGCAGCGTAGTCCTCGCGCGCCGTGGCATGGCCGCAACCAGCCAGCCCCTGGCGACCCAGACCGCACTGCGGCTGCTGCAAGCCGGGGGGTCAGCGGTTGATGCAGCCATCGGGGCCAATGCGGTGCTGGGATTGGTCGAGCCCACGAGCTGCGGGATCGGTGGAGATCTCTTCGCGCTGGTCTGGGAAGGGGCTGCCCGGCGTCTGCACGGTCTCAATGCGAGTGGTCGCGCCCCGCGCGCGCTGACGATCGACGTGTGCCGAGCGCAGCGGCTGACGGCCATTCCACCGCACGGACCGCTGCCTGTGAGTGTACCGGGCTGTGTAGCTGGGTGGGCGGAATTGCACGCGCGTTTCGGTCGGCTGTCCTGGTCCGATGTGCTGGCGCCGGCCATCGCTTATGCCCGCGAGGGGTTCCCCGTCACCGAGGTAATCGCGCGGGATTGGGAGCACGGCGGGCGAATTCTTGGTGCACTGCCGGGATTCGCAGAGACGTTTTTACCGAAGGGGCGCGCACCGCGCTGCGGCGAGGTCTTTACCAACCCCGGCCTCGCCGACACGCTGGCTACGATCGCAACGGCCGGTAGCGCTGCGTTCTATCGTGGTGAACTCGCGGCACGTCTCGGTACATTCTGCGCACGCGTGGGGGCGTACCTGGGAACGCACGATCTGGCCACGCACACTTCGACGTGGGTGACTCCGCACACGACCACCTTCCGTGGGTGCGAGATCTGGGCGCTGCCCCCCAACGGCCAAGGTCTCGCCGTGCTGCAGATGCTTAACCTTCTCGAACCTTACCCGCTTGGGAAGCTCGGTCACAACAGCTCCGCGTACCTGCATCTGTTGATCGAGGCGAAGAAGATCGCCTACGAAGATCGAGCACGCTACTACGCCGATCCAGATTTCGTCCGGGTGCCATGGGAGCGTCTGATCTCGAAGGGTTATGCGGAGGAGCGCCGCAAACTGCTCGGTGAGCGCGCCAGCCGGGCGCTGCCGCCGGGGGAAATCGCCGTTACCGCGGCCGACGCACACCTGCGCGACAGTGATACGGCCTACCTTGCAACGGCCGACGATGCCGGGAACATGGTCTCCCTCATCCAGAGTAACTACCGCGGGTTCGGCTCCGGTTTGTGTCCCGACGGCATGGGTTTTTGCCTCCAGAATCGCGGCGAACTCTTTGCGCTGGACGAGCGGCATCCGAATGTCCTCGCACCCGGCAAACGCCCGTTCCACACGATCATCCCCGGTTTCGTGACGCGCCACGGCGAAGCATGGCTGTGCTTCGGCGTCATGGGCGGCGACATGCAGCCACAGGGACAGGTGCAAATCCTTTGTAACCTGCTCGAACATGGCATGGACTTGCAGGCGGCGGGGGACTCCGCCCGCTGTCATCACTCCGGCTCGTCGACGCCGACCGGTGAGACCATGACGGACGGCGGCAGCGTGGCGCTTGAAGCGGGCGTGGCAGCACCCGTGCGCCATGAACTTGAGGGGCGCGGGCACGTACTGGTCGAGCGCCCCGGCGTGTTCGGCGGGTATCAGGCGATTCTGCGCGACGCCGTAACCGGGGTGCTGCATGGGGCGACAGAATCGCGGAAGGACGGTCAGGCCGCCGGCTACTGA